A single genomic interval of Pyrus communis chromosome 7, drPyrComm1.1, whole genome shotgun sequence harbors:
- the LOC137739559 gene encoding coatomer subunit delta-like isoform X1 has translation MQPSLDSSLLIRIIELLILKGVPLLSLLLPLSWWLSIIFELIKMVVLAASIISKSGKVLVSRQFVDMSRIRIEGLLAAFPKLVGTGKQHTYVETENVRYVYQPIEALFLVLVTNKQSNILEDLETLRLLSKLAPEYSLSLDEEGVCRTAFELIFAFDEVISLGHKENVTVAQVKQYCEMESHEEKLHKLVMQSKINETKDVMKRKASEIDKSKIDRGRADKGGYMSLQSMGSGRIESAFSEMSISSSGSGFGGGSGFGLSTDIDSFSTKTKGRPPSSATAPPKGLGMQLGKSQRTSQFLESLKAEGEVILEDVQPKAGQSKSAAPPLTDPVTLNVEEKLNVTLKRDGGLSNFDVQGTLSLQILNQEDAYIQVQIETGGNPGILFKTHPNMNKELFSNNNILGLKDTSRPFPTGQTGDAGGVGLLRWRMQTSDESMVPLTINCWPTVSGNETYVNIEYEASEMFDLRNVVISVPLPAAREAPRVNQIEGEWRYDARNSTLEWSILLVDNSNRSGSLEFVVPPADPSVFFPISVCFSATETFSDLKVLNIIPLQGTAPPKFSQRTQLITENYQVV, from the exons ATGCAACCGAGTTTGGATTCGAGCCTTTTGATTCGTATAATTGAGCTACTGATTTTGAAG GGTGTGCCCCTGCTATCTTTGTTACTGCCTTTGAGTTGGTGGCTGTCGATAATCTTCGAGTTAATCAAGATG GTTGTGCTTGCTGCTTCCATTATAAGCAAGTCTGGGAAAG TGCTTGTATCTAGACAATTTGTGGATATGTCTCGTATAAGAATTGAAGGTCTTCTTGCGGCTTTCCCTAAGTTGGTTGGCACTGGCAAACAACATACATATGTTGAGACAGAAAATGTGCGCTATGTTTACCAGCCAATAGAAGCTTTGTTCTTGGTACTTGTTACAAACAAGCAGAGCAATATACTGGAAGATTTGGAGACTTTGCGGCTACTCTCTAAACTT GCACCTGAATACTCTTTGTCCCTAGATGAAGAGGGTGTATGCAGGACAGCTTTTGAGTTAATTTTTGCTTTTGATGAAGTCATCTCTCTTGGGCACAAGGAAAATGTGACTGTTGCACAGGTGAAGCAGTACTGTGAAATGGAGAGTCATGAAGAGAAACTGCACAAGCTTGTGATGCAGAGCAAGATAAATGAGACCAAGGATGTTATGAAGCGGAAGGCTAGTGAGATTGACAAAAGCAAG ATTGATAGGGGCAGAGCTGATAAAGGCGGATATATGTCCTTACAGTCAATGGGATCTGGGAGAATTGAGAGTGCGTTTAGTGAGATGAGCATATCCAGTAGTGGAAGTGGCTTTGGAGGTGGTTCTGGTTTCGGATTGAGTACTGATATTGACTCATTTTCCACAAAGACCAAAG GTCGTCCACCGTCGTCTGCTACTGCTCCTCCAAAGGGTTTGGGTATGCAGCTGGGAAAATCACAAAGGACCAGCCAATTTTTGGAGTCCTTGAAAGCAGAGGGAGAGGTGATTCTTGAAGATGTACAGCCAAAAGCAGGCCAGTCTAAATCAGCTGCCCCACCTCTAACTGATCCTGTCACTTTGAATGTTGAAGAGAAACTTAACGTAACCCTTAAACGTGATGGTGGATTGAGCAACTTTGATGTTCAGGGGACATTATCTCTGCAAATTCTTAACCAGGAAGATGCATATATCCAAGTCCAG attGAAACTGGTGGAAATCCTGGCATCCTTTTCAAAACACACCCTAACATGAACAAAGAGCTATTCTCCAATAATAACATTCTAGGCCTAAAGGATACGTCTAGGCCTTTTCCTACTGGTCAAACTGGTGATGCAGGAGGTGTTGGTCTTTTGAGATGGAGAATGCAGACTTCAGATGAGTCAATGGTGCCCCTAACAA TCAACTGTTGGCCCACTGTTTCTGGGAATGAAACTTATGTCAACATTGAGTATGAGGCTTCAGAGATGTTTGATCTGAGAAATGTTGTTATCTCAGTACCTCTCCCAGCTGCGAGAGAGGCTCCACGAGTAAACCAGATTGAAGGTGAATGGAG ATATGATGCCAGGAATTCAACGTTGGAGTGGTCCATACTTCTTGTAGATAACTCGAACCGCAG TGGGTCATTGGAGTTTGTTGTTCCCCCAGCCGACCCATCTGTATTTTTCCCCATTTCTGTGTGCTTCTCTGCCACCGAGACATTCAGTGACCTGAAG GTTTTGAACATTATACCTCTGCAAGGTACAGCCCCTCCCAAGTTTTCTCAAAGAACGCAGTTGATCACGGAGAATTACCAAGTGGTGTGA
- the LOC137739559 gene encoding coatomer subunit delta-like isoform X2 has translation MVVLAASIISKSGKVLVSRQFVDMSRIRIEGLLAAFPKLVGTGKQHTYVETENVRYVYQPIEALFLVLVTNKQSNILEDLETLRLLSKLAPEYSLSLDEEGVCRTAFELIFAFDEVISLGHKENVTVAQVKQYCEMESHEEKLHKLVMQSKINETKDVMKRKASEIDKSKIDRGRADKGGYMSLQSMGSGRIESAFSEMSISSSGSGFGGGSGFGLSTDIDSFSTKTKGRPPSSATAPPKGLGMQLGKSQRTSQFLESLKAEGEVILEDVQPKAGQSKSAAPPLTDPVTLNVEEKLNVTLKRDGGLSNFDVQGTLSLQILNQEDAYIQVQIETGGNPGILFKTHPNMNKELFSNNNILGLKDTSRPFPTGQTGDAGGVGLLRWRMQTSDESMVPLTINCWPTVSGNETYVNIEYEASEMFDLRNVVISVPLPAAREAPRVNQIEGEWRYDARNSTLEWSILLVDNSNRSGSLEFVVPPADPSVFFPISVCFSATETFSDLKVLNIIPLQGTAPPKFSQRTQLITENYQVV, from the exons ATG GTTGTGCTTGCTGCTTCCATTATAAGCAAGTCTGGGAAAG TGCTTGTATCTAGACAATTTGTGGATATGTCTCGTATAAGAATTGAAGGTCTTCTTGCGGCTTTCCCTAAGTTGGTTGGCACTGGCAAACAACATACATATGTTGAGACAGAAAATGTGCGCTATGTTTACCAGCCAATAGAAGCTTTGTTCTTGGTACTTGTTACAAACAAGCAGAGCAATATACTGGAAGATTTGGAGACTTTGCGGCTACTCTCTAAACTT GCACCTGAATACTCTTTGTCCCTAGATGAAGAGGGTGTATGCAGGACAGCTTTTGAGTTAATTTTTGCTTTTGATGAAGTCATCTCTCTTGGGCACAAGGAAAATGTGACTGTTGCACAGGTGAAGCAGTACTGTGAAATGGAGAGTCATGAAGAGAAACTGCACAAGCTTGTGATGCAGAGCAAGATAAATGAGACCAAGGATGTTATGAAGCGGAAGGCTAGTGAGATTGACAAAAGCAAG ATTGATAGGGGCAGAGCTGATAAAGGCGGATATATGTCCTTACAGTCAATGGGATCTGGGAGAATTGAGAGTGCGTTTAGTGAGATGAGCATATCCAGTAGTGGAAGTGGCTTTGGAGGTGGTTCTGGTTTCGGATTGAGTACTGATATTGACTCATTTTCCACAAAGACCAAAG GTCGTCCACCGTCGTCTGCTACTGCTCCTCCAAAGGGTTTGGGTATGCAGCTGGGAAAATCACAAAGGACCAGCCAATTTTTGGAGTCCTTGAAAGCAGAGGGAGAGGTGATTCTTGAAGATGTACAGCCAAAAGCAGGCCAGTCTAAATCAGCTGCCCCACCTCTAACTGATCCTGTCACTTTGAATGTTGAAGAGAAACTTAACGTAACCCTTAAACGTGATGGTGGATTGAGCAACTTTGATGTTCAGGGGACATTATCTCTGCAAATTCTTAACCAGGAAGATGCATATATCCAAGTCCAG attGAAACTGGTGGAAATCCTGGCATCCTTTTCAAAACACACCCTAACATGAACAAAGAGCTATTCTCCAATAATAACATTCTAGGCCTAAAGGATACGTCTAGGCCTTTTCCTACTGGTCAAACTGGTGATGCAGGAGGTGTTGGTCTTTTGAGATGGAGAATGCAGACTTCAGATGAGTCAATGGTGCCCCTAACAA TCAACTGTTGGCCCACTGTTTCTGGGAATGAAACTTATGTCAACATTGAGTATGAGGCTTCAGAGATGTTTGATCTGAGAAATGTTGTTATCTCAGTACCTCTCCCAGCTGCGAGAGAGGCTCCACGAGTAAACCAGATTGAAGGTGAATGGAG ATATGATGCCAGGAATTCAACGTTGGAGTGGTCCATACTTCTTGTAGATAACTCGAACCGCAG TGGGTCATTGGAGTTTGTTGTTCCCCCAGCCGACCCATCTGTATTTTTCCCCATTTCTGTGTGCTTCTCTGCCACCGAGACATTCAGTGACCTGAAG GTTTTGAACATTATACCTCTGCAAGGTACAGCCCCTCCCAAGTTTTCTCAAAGAACGCAGTTGATCACGGAGAATTACCAAGTGGTGTGA